The following are from one region of the Halomonas qaidamensis genome:
- the coxB gene encoding cytochrome c oxidase subunit II, translated as MRERNSEISIMISYLSSRWFRRIACLLGTLLLLSLAGCAGDRSILDPAGPAARDVRLIWWVMLGFATVVLIVVTALWLYAFKPRSVLRTPAQERRIARRWIVGGGIMLPVATITALLLFGVPAGQRMLTLPMGEPPEVIEVIGHQWWWEVRYPGAEGGEVVTANQLVMPAGEPVDFHVSGADVIHAFWVPRLGGKIDMLPGRVNKIRLQADEPAVFGAQCAELCGVGHAHMQLHVEALPRSEFEAWLTARQESALSELSVADATYDDARDAFMTHCARCHQVAGVSQGGIGPTLSDVGGRATLGAGVIAMEEGAVSHWLQHHQTLKPGNKMPTHSDIETDTLDALGAWLEALSP; from the coding sequence ATGAGGGAACGCAATAGCGAAATATCCATCATGATTTCATATTTATCGTCGCGATGGTTCCGGCGAATAGCTTGCTTACTTGGAACTTTGCTGCTGCTGAGCTTAGCGGGCTGTGCAGGCGATAGGTCTATCTTAGACCCTGCTGGGCCTGCTGCGCGAGACGTGAGGCTAATTTGGTGGGTAATGCTTGGGTTTGCCACCGTTGTGCTGATCGTGGTGACAGCACTTTGGCTTTACGCCTTTAAACCAAGAAGCGTGCTGCGTACACCTGCCCAGGAGCGCCGCATCGCTCGTCGCTGGATTGTTGGTGGCGGCATCATGTTGCCAGTGGCCACTATTACCGCGCTATTACTGTTTGGCGTGCCCGCCGGGCAGCGAATGCTAACGCTACCCATGGGTGAGCCGCCAGAGGTCATTGAGGTGATTGGTCATCAGTGGTGGTGGGAAGTGCGCTATCCCGGCGCTGAAGGTGGTGAGGTTGTTACCGCTAATCAACTGGTGATGCCTGCAGGTGAGCCAGTGGATTTTCACGTCAGCGGTGCTGATGTGATTCATGCATTTTGGGTGCCTCGGCTGGGGGGGAAAATAGATATGTTGCCGGGCCGCGTAAATAAAATTCGTTTACAAGCCGATGAGCCCGCGGTGTTTGGTGCGCAGTGTGCCGAACTTTGCGGCGTGGGCCACGCCCATATGCAGTTGCATGTGGAGGCCTTGCCGCGCAGCGAGTTCGAGGCATGGTTAACTGCAAGACAAGAGTCGGCGCTTAGCGAACTGTCCGTTGCCGATGCTACCTACGACGACGCGCGTGATGCCTTTATGACACATTGTGCCCGCTGCCACCAAGTAGCGGGCGTTAGTCAGGGAGGCATCGGTCCAACGCTTTCAGATGTGGGCGGTCGCGCCACGCTAGGAGCAGGGGTGATTGCCATGGAAGAGGGAGCTGTTAGTCACTGGTTGCAGCATCACCAAACGCTAAAGCCAGGCAATAAGATGCCTACCCACAGTGATATTGAAACGGACACCTTGGATGCCCTGGGTGCTTGGCTGGAGGCCTTGTCACCATGA
- a CDS encoding rhomboid family intramembrane serine protease: MHPVMLLPTDADTKELRKALWHYRIGHRITDEADGQLLWVADPRQQDEMKVLVSCWERGEPLITTAPRSSRQTPARHFLPMLRQVPVTALMIAISLAVFALTGIFGDLLIVKLTIVSVGVAGGQLVYGSLSDTIMSGQLWRLLSPAFLHFGWMHLIFNLMWVWYFGRQIEQLQGSRIMLLLLIVAGIGANIAQYITGTVLFGGMSGVVYALLAHVWLMSYRAPQSGFFVPQMLVVFMLGWMVFTMTDIAGSVGFGNVANEAHLGGLLVGLVTGWYYSSKRSKH, from the coding sequence ATGCATCCAGTAATGCTCTTACCCACGGACGCAGATACCAAAGAACTGCGTAAGGCGCTGTGGCACTACCGCATTGGTCACCGTATTACTGATGAGGCAGACGGCCAACTGCTATGGGTTGCCGACCCGCGCCAGCAAGATGAAATGAAAGTACTCGTTAGCTGCTGGGAGCGAGGTGAGCCACTAATCACTACTGCCCCTAGATCGAGCCGCCAGACCCCAGCCCGTCATTTCTTACCCATGCTGCGCCAAGTACCGGTTACTGCGCTGATGATTGCTATTAGCCTAGCGGTGTTCGCGCTGACTGGGATATTTGGTGATCTGCTAATTGTAAAACTCACCATTGTTTCGGTGGGGGTCGCCGGCGGTCAGCTCGTATATGGCAGCCTTAGTGATACGATAATGTCTGGTCAATTATGGCGTTTATTGTCGCCTGCATTCTTACATTTTGGCTGGATGCATTTGATCTTTAACCTAATGTGGGTTTGGTACTTCGGACGTCAAATTGAGCAGCTTCAAGGTAGTCGTATCATGCTGCTACTGCTTATCGTGGCAGGTATTGGTGCTAACATCGCCCAGTACATTACCGGCACGGTGTTGTTTGGCGGTATGTCTGGCGTTGTTTACGCCTTGCTGGCTCATGTGTGGTTGATGTCCTATCGTGCCCCGCAAAGCGGATTTTTCGTCCCCCAGATGTTGGTAGTCTTCATGCTGGGCTGGATGGTATTTACGATGACCGATATTGCCGGCAGCGTGGGCTTTGGTAACGTAGCCAATGAAGCACACTTGGGCGGGCTGCTCGTGGGGCTGGTCACGGGCTGGTATTATTCCTCCAAACGAAGCAAACACTAA
- a CDS encoding AraC family transcriptional regulator — MPSTIRQIPLESATKHHSHDFHQIVITLCGSSEFEIEGLGGRVNAFSGCIVPANHEHFYSGNGYNRQLILDLPEDAPALTGEHRELVALFDAPRFFALDNPLRHYLAFVESELAQGFDTSAMSFQQDRLAATLLGSLKARLGATESTSQRRLNLSQIDRFIRHHLADELRVADLAKLACLSEAHFSERFRIQTGLSPWQYVRRQRLHAARQLVLQSRLPLTDIAIQTGFANQSALSHAFRRSYGVSPRQLRQGAGIANTPLDSAVRSTAYSTAYSTPLAPSSTPTGAAAKAGALSSRSS, encoded by the coding sequence ATGCCGAGTACTATTCGTCAAATCCCTTTAGAAAGCGCCACAAAACATCACTCCCACGACTTTCACCAAATAGTCATTACGCTTTGCGGCTCTTCAGAATTTGAAATCGAAGGCCTCGGTGGCCGCGTCAACGCCTTCTCTGGTTGCATTGTTCCTGCTAACCATGAACATTTTTATTCAGGTAACGGCTACAACCGGCAACTAATTCTTGACCTCCCTGAAGATGCGCCAGCTCTGACGGGTGAACACCGCGAGTTAGTGGCCCTGTTTGATGCCCCGCGTTTTTTTGCCTTAGACAACCCATTACGCCACTACCTAGCCTTTGTAGAAAGCGAACTCGCCCAAGGATTTGACACGTCAGCCATGTCTTTTCAGCAGGATCGGCTTGCTGCCACTTTGCTAGGTTCATTAAAAGCTCGTTTGGGCGCAACAGAGAGCACCTCTCAGCGTCGTCTTAATCTTAGTCAAATTGATCGTTTCATTCGCCACCACTTGGCCGATGAGCTAAGAGTCGCTGATTTAGCTAAGCTAGCGTGCCTTAGTGAAGCACACTTCTCTGAGCGCTTTCGCATCCAAACGGGCCTATCGCCCTGGCAATATGTGCGACGCCAGCGCCTACACGCGGCTCGTCAGCTAGTATTACAAAGCCGCCTGCCACTCACCGATATTGCCATTCAAACAGGCTTTGCTAACCAAAGCGCTCTTTCCCACGCTTTTCGGCGTAGCTATGGGGTATCACCCCGCCAATTACGCCAGGGTGCGGGAATAGCCAATACACCTCTTGATTCAGCTGTTCGCTCAACTGCTTATTCAACGGCTTATTCAACGCCGTTAGCGCCTTCCTCGACGCCCACAGGAGCAGCTGCTAAAGCTGGTGCACTCTCATCTCGCTCATCATAA
- a CDS encoding DUF2797 domain-containing protein, with the protein MPRVTDDLFASVVSPVQGCLQKMAADVPSRLGDPVVYHLRAGEHRMLLNERIGSPMRLTWSGAIACTHCGRATKKSFAQGYCYPCFKRLAQCDTCIMKPETCHYHQGTCRDPVWGEKHCFQPHIVYLANSSGLKVGITRKTQMPTRWLDQGAIQALPILEVKTRQQSGLVEMLFKEEVADRTNWRAMLKGDVKPLDLCAERDRLFSLLNEGLGQLRDVHGADAIRSLDETPLDFHYPVATFPSKVTSHNFDKQPLIEGTLQGVKGQYLIFDTGVINLRKFTGYEIVVG; encoded by the coding sequence ATGCCACGCGTGACTGATGACTTGTTTGCCTCAGTAGTATCCCCGGTGCAAGGGTGTTTGCAGAAAATGGCGGCGGATGTACCTAGCCGCCTAGGTGATCCGGTGGTGTATCACCTTCGTGCGGGTGAGCATCGAATGCTACTGAATGAGCGTATCGGCTCGCCGATGCGTCTTACCTGGAGCGGTGCAATTGCCTGTACCCACTGTGGGCGTGCCACTAAAAAAAGCTTTGCCCAAGGCTACTGCTACCCTTGTTTTAAGCGCTTAGCCCAGTGTGATACATGCATCATGAAACCCGAGACTTGCCACTATCATCAAGGCACTTGTCGGGACCCCGTGTGGGGCGAAAAACACTGCTTCCAACCTCATATTGTTTACTTAGCGAACTCTTCCGGTTTGAAAGTGGGCATCACCCGGAAAACGCAAATGCCAACCCGCTGGCTGGATCAAGGTGCTATTCAGGCGCTACCTATTCTTGAGGTAAAGACCCGACAACAGTCTGGTCTTGTCGAAATGCTCTTTAAAGAGGAAGTGGCCGACCGCACTAACTGGCGTGCCATGCTAAAAGGCGATGTGAAACCACTGGATTTATGTGCTGAGCGCGATCGTCTTTTCAGCCTGTTAAATGAAGGGTTAGGGCAATTACGTGACGTGCACGGTGCGGATGCCATTCGTAGCTTGGATGAAACGCCGTTGGACTTTCATTATCCCGTGGCGACTTTTCCTAGTAAGGTGACTTCCCATAATTTTGATAAGCAGCCGCTAATTGAAGGTACACTTCAAGGGGTAAAAGGGCAGTACCTAATTTTTGATACTGGGGTTATTAACCTTCGTAAATTCACCGGTTACGAAATCGTTGTAGGGTAA
- a CDS encoding carboxylate/amino acid/amine transporter — protein sequence MGYLVGVTALWAFSFSLIGVYLAGQVDSYFAVLVRVTLATLVFLPFLRPSLLRGRQRLALMALGAVQLGIMYTFFYHSFLLLSVPEVLLFTIFTPIYIALLDDLMFKRFTPIYLVTAILAVIGAGVIRYDGIDSGFWLGFLVVQGANLCFAIGQVGYRRLAADLPPTLAWHNVFGWFFVGAMVVALPAFLLFGNTAALPTTPVQWSVLAWLGLVASGVGYFAWNQGATKVDAGTLAVMNNALVPAGLVVNLVIWNRDAEIGKLLLGAAIMAASLWLNHWWLQRRHAISV from the coding sequence ATGGGCTACCTTGTTGGCGTAACGGCGCTGTGGGCGTTCTCTTTTTCGTTGATCGGAGTGTATTTGGCTGGCCAAGTCGATAGCTATTTCGCAGTGCTCGTCAGAGTAACACTCGCCACGCTGGTCTTTTTGCCGTTTTTACGCCCCAGCTTGCTACGTGGCAGGCAGCGCTTAGCGTTAATGGCGTTGGGGGCGGTTCAGCTAGGCATCATGTACACCTTTTTTTACCACTCCTTTTTACTGCTATCGGTTCCTGAAGTACTGCTGTTTACGATTTTTACACCCATTTATATCGCGCTCCTAGATGACTTAATGTTTAAGCGCTTCACGCCTATTTATTTAGTAACCGCCATACTGGCGGTAATCGGAGCGGGCGTTATTCGTTACGACGGTATTGATAGTGGATTCTGGCTGGGCTTTTTAGTGGTGCAGGGGGCCAACCTCTGTTTTGCAATCGGGCAGGTGGGCTATCGGCGGCTAGCCGCTGATTTGCCGCCTACCTTGGCATGGCATAACGTTTTTGGCTGGTTCTTCGTTGGTGCGATGGTGGTCGCACTTCCCGCATTTTTACTCTTTGGTAATACGGCTGCACTCCCTACTACCCCAGTACAGTGGAGCGTATTGGCATGGCTTGGATTAGTCGCGTCTGGAGTGGGTTATTTCGCCTGGAACCAAGGCGCCACTAAAGTAGATGCGGGAACGTTAGCGGTAATGAACAATGCGCTAGTGCCCGCTGGCCTAGTGGTTAATTTGGTGATCTGGAATCGCGATGCGGAAATCGGTAAGCTACTTTTAGGTGCTGCAATCATGGCCGCCTCGCTGTGGTTAAATCACTGGTGGTTACAGCGCCGTCACGCTATATCTGTCTAA
- a CDS encoding DUF2231 domain-containing protein has protein sequence MTHTRQRSIKSRASLAGHPLHPVMIHFPVAALMALVASDLAFWYTQDPFWLRSGLWLAGVGAFGGWIASVAGIIDLVTVARIRRLITGWSHAIVAVVMLSLASLNWLLRFTEPNAVLPWGLAISLVTASLIALAGWLGGQLVYEHAVGVEVEKLS, from the coding sequence ATGACACATACTCGCCAACGCTCGATCAAAAGCCGCGCTTCGCTGGCTGGCCACCCGCTTCACCCAGTGATGATTCACTTTCCAGTGGCCGCCCTGATGGCACTGGTCGCTAGCGACCTGGCCTTCTGGTATACCCAAGACCCCTTCTGGCTGCGCAGCGGTTTGTGGTTGGCAGGAGTAGGCGCGTTTGGCGGCTGGATTGCCTCGGTAGCAGGTATTATTGACCTGGTCACTGTGGCGCGAATCCGCCGCCTGATAACTGGCTGGAGCCACGCGATTGTGGCCGTCGTCATGCTTTCGCTGGCGTCTTTGAACTGGCTTTTGCGTTTTACTGAACCCAACGCCGTGCTGCCTTGGGGTTTGGCTATTTCGCTGGTAACTGCCAGCCTGATCGCGTTGGCAGGCTGGCTGGGCGGCCAATTGGTATACGAGCACGCCGTCGGCGTCGAAGTTGAGAAGTTGTCTTAA
- a CDS encoding CopD family protein, translating into MPWLKLLHIAALVIWCGALLYLPALLLYALQLRKDAGFAQGTPPMPRFFYNSIATPAALAAIASGTLLFLLNGLLGGWLILKLGAVVLMVAAHGCFGWLILRLEMGIFTGVKAASLCALVLALTGILGVLGLVLSKPLAWG; encoded by the coding sequence ATGCCATGGCTAAAACTGCTGCACATCGCCGCGCTGGTCATCTGGTGCGGCGCACTTCTTTATTTACCCGCTCTACTTTTGTATGCACTCCAGTTGCGTAAAGACGCTGGTTTCGCGCAAGGCACTCCCCCGATGCCGCGTTTTTTCTACAACTCCATTGCGACGCCCGCTGCTTTGGCTGCTATTGCATCTGGCACGCTTTTGTTTTTGCTAAATGGGCTTCTTGGAGGGTGGTTAATTCTTAAGCTGGGAGCGGTAGTACTAATGGTGGCTGCCCACGGCTGTTTTGGCTGGCTGATTTTGCGGTTGGAAATGGGGATTTTCACAGGTGTTAAAGCCGCCAGCCTGTGCGCTTTAGTGCTCGCGCTAACGGGCATATTGGGTGTGCTTGGGTTGGTGCTTTCTAAACCATTGGCTTGGGGATAA
- a CDS encoding CBS domain-containing protein: MNKKTPDTVRDVMSRDCYRVTGETSITTLAQGLALHRLPGAPVVDTSDRLIGFISEQDVMGRVLDSIYHDDEAPLVRELMRQDVLTTTPNKSITDLAQEMLGAKPKIYPVVEQQRLVGIVTRRDILMALLTIRRH; encoded by the coding sequence ATGAATAAAAAAACCCCCGATACCGTGCGCGATGTCATGTCACGGGACTGCTATCGTGTTACTGGTGAGACCTCTATTACCACCTTGGCTCAGGGTTTAGCATTACATCGCTTACCAGGCGCTCCGGTGGTAGATACCTCTGATCGGCTAATTGGTTTTATATCGGAACAGGATGTGATGGGCCGCGTTTTAGACAGTATCTACCACGACGATGAAGCGCCGCTGGTTCGGGAATTAATGCGCCAAGATGTGCTCACAACAACGCCCAACAAAAGCATCACCGATTTGGCACAAGAGATGCTCGGAGCTAAGCCCAAGATTTATCCCGTTGTGGAACAGCAACGTTTAGTCGGCATTGTAACGCGCCGTGATATTTTAATGGCGCTGCTTACTATTCGCCGCCACTAA
- a CDS encoding YqaE/Pmp3 family membrane protein, with protein MDAREYLNRKGVGIERDPERPNTLEEKAWERARGSGSQRPKSGTPHDWEDWERHHDDLADGAETLEQKIDKEAHQKALAKEKQQAEKARAAVEHFTPPVQPDIQHQASSSTASGVTPISSQPAALLLAYRALAILLPPLAVGLTDGGAKRVATSIVLTLLGWIPGVVHAFVWLKKH; from the coding sequence ATGGACGCGCGTGAATACCTCAATCGCAAAGGCGTTGGCATAGAAAGAGACCCTGAACGGCCCAACACATTAGAAGAAAAAGCGTGGGAAAGGGCGCGTGGGTCAGGTAGCCAGCGGCCTAAGTCTGGCACGCCCCATGACTGGGAAGATTGGGAGCGCCATCATGATGATTTGGCAGACGGTGCGGAAACGTTAGAGCAGAAAATAGATAAAGAGGCGCATCAAAAAGCGCTTGCTAAAGAGAAACAGCAGGCTGAAAAAGCACGGGCGGCGGTAGAGCATTTTACTCCCCCTGTGCAGCCGGATATTCAGCATCAAGCGTCATCTTCTACGGCTTCGGGAGTAACGCCAATATCATCTCAGCCCGCTGCTTTACTGCTTGCTTACCGTGCGCTAGCTATTCTACTACCGCCTTTGGCCGTCGGGTTAACAGACGGAGGGGCAAAACGTGTTGCTACTAGCATTGTATTGACGCTATTAGGCTGGATTCCAGGTGTGGTACATGCCTTTGTATGGTTAAAAAAGCACTAA
- a CDS encoding metallophosphoesterase: MEGYDLIGDVHGCGATLAALLERLGYHQRGGVYRHPRRKVIFLGDLIDRGPRIRLAVTIARRMVEEGEAHIVMGNHEYNALAYTHPAPPGSNKRWLREHTPRHNRIIEATLAQYRDYTNEWEDTLAWFKTIPLCLELDGIRIVHACWDEELIRQLKQRAPNACMDSHFLVESTDPSTQAFRILDRLTRGPHIPLPKGIAIHSGDGFTRQSFRAHFWSANPQQWGDVVFQPDNLPGDLETRTLTNAERQRLSYYGPEQPPLFIGHYWCEGIPALPAHNIACLDYSAVKFGRLVAYRWSGEAQLNADHFVWIQVPKEERALPKPWEIDFD; encoded by the coding sequence ATGGAGGGCTACGATTTAATTGGCGATGTACATGGGTGTGGTGCAACACTTGCAGCGTTATTAGAGCGGCTTGGCTATCATCAGCGGGGTGGGGTATATCGACACCCTCGCCGAAAAGTGATCTTTTTAGGCGACTTGATCGATCGTGGACCACGTATTCGTCTAGCAGTTACGATTGCACGCCGAATGGTTGAAGAGGGTGAAGCACATATTGTCATGGGTAACCATGAGTACAATGCTCTGGCTTATACGCACCCCGCCCCCCCTGGTAGCAACAAGCGCTGGCTGCGCGAACATACACCGCGTCATAACCGTATTATTGAAGCCACGCTAGCTCAATACCGCGATTACACCAATGAGTGGGAAGATACCCTGGCGTGGTTTAAGACCATTCCTTTATGCCTAGAGCTGGACGGAATTCGTATAGTTCATGCCTGCTGGGATGAAGAGTTGATTAGACAGCTTAAACAACGCGCTCCCAATGCCTGCATGGATAGCCACTTTTTGGTTGAGTCCACCGACCCCTCAACGCAAGCCTTTCGTATACTTGATCGCTTAACCCGCGGCCCTCATATACCGTTACCTAAAGGCATTGCGATACATTCTGGTGATGGCTTCACACGGCAGAGTTTTCGTGCGCATTTTTGGTCGGCTAACCCTCAACAATGGGGGGATGTAGTATTTCAGCCAGATAACCTTCCTGGTGATTTGGAGACTAGAACGCTAACTAACGCCGAGCGCCAGCGCCTTAGCTACTATGGCCCTGAACAGCCACCCCTATTTATCGGTCATTACTGGTGCGAAGGGATTCCTGCCTTGCCAGCACACAATATTGCTTGCTTGGATTACAGTGCTGTGAAATTTGGCCGACTGGTTGCTTATCGCTGGAGCGGCGAAGCGCAGCTCAATGCCGATCATTTTGTGTGGATACAGGTACCAAAAGAAGAGCGTGCGCTGCCAAAGCCGTGGGAAATAGATTTCGATTAA
- a CDS encoding NAD(+) kinase encodes MSNTPSSGLAPLSQAQQTQPFETTSFKTRPSKAAPFKTAPFKTIGLIGRLGSDKVVDSLKRLVNYLVTHDYKVLIEDRTATALPDHGLPEASRRILGELCDLVIVVGGDGSLLGAARTLCLSGTLILGVNRGRLGFLTDISPDELESRVGEVLAGEFEVEERFLLDAVLYRNGKAVGSGVALNEVVVHPGKAVRMIEFELFIDGQFVYSQRSDGLIIATPTGSTAYALSGGGPIMHPKLDVVTLVPMFPHTLSSRPIVIDAASEIRIHIGETNQTYPHISCDGQTRAVAKPDDVLVIQRKPERVQLVHPIGHNFYEVLRSKLGWSHRLGD; translated from the coding sequence ATGTCTAACACCCCATCGTCAGGTTTAGCACCCTTGAGCCAGGCCCAACAAACGCAGCCTTTCGAAACGACGTCTTTTAAGACGAGGCCTTCTAAAGCAGCGCCTTTTAAGACAGCGCCTTTTAAGACAATAGGCTTAATCGGCCGTTTAGGCAGCGATAAAGTGGTCGATTCGCTCAAAAGGCTGGTCAACTATTTAGTTACCCATGATTATAAAGTATTGATTGAGGATCGGACGGCAACGGCGTTACCGGATCATGGGCTGCCTGAAGCCAGCCGCCGCATACTTGGAGAGTTATGCGATCTTGTCATCGTTGTTGGTGGCGATGGCAGCCTTCTGGGCGCCGCACGCACGCTATGCCTTAGTGGTACGTTAATATTAGGCGTCAACCGTGGGCGGTTAGGCTTTTTAACCGATATTTCTCCCGATGAGTTGGAAAGCCGGGTTGGTGAAGTGTTAGCGGGTGAGTTTGAAGTTGAAGAGCGTTTCTTGCTTGATGCCGTGTTGTATCGAAACGGTAAAGCGGTAGGTAGCGGTGTTGCGCTCAATGAAGTGGTGGTTCATCCCGGTAAAGCGGTACGAATGATTGAGTTCGAACTGTTTATTGATGGGCAGTTTGTGTATAGCCAGCGTAGTGATGGCTTAATTATTGCTACGCCGACAGGTTCAACTGCCTATGCTCTTTCGGGGGGTGGGCCGATCATGCATCCCAAGCTTGATGTGGTGACGTTAGTCCCCATGTTTCCCCACACGCTTTCAAGCCGTCCTATTGTGATTGACGCTGCCAGTGAAATCCGTATCCATATTGGTGAAACCAATCAGACCTATCCCCATATCAGTTGCGATGGACAAACCCGTGCAGTGGCTAAACCAGACGATGTGCTTGTCATACAACGCAAACCAGAGCGTGTACAGCTAGTTCACCCTATTGGGCATAATTTTTATGAAGTGCTGCGCAGCAAGCTCGGCTGGAGCCATCGGCTAGGGGATTAA
- a CDS encoding YeaC family protein, whose amino-acid sequence MSDMTFDKMINQMTPAIYESLKQAVALRKWPDGRYLTPEQTELCLEAVIRFEVENNVPEENRVGYLERRTCGAGATGAGVTPEMAGLARDATRD is encoded by the coding sequence ATGAGCGACATGACCTTCGATAAAATGATTAACCAAATGACGCCCGCTATTTATGAAAGCCTTAAACAGGCGGTTGCGTTGCGGAAATGGCCTGATGGTCGATATTTAACGCCTGAGCAGACGGAACTGTGCTTGGAAGCGGTCATACGCTTTGAAGTGGAAAATAACGTTCCTGAAGAGAATCGCGTAGGTTATCTAGAACGCCGTACGTGTGGTGCTGGCGCGACTGGTGCAGGCGTTACGCCTGAAATGGCAGGCCTTGCCCGGGATGCCACGCGTGACTGA